CTGGAAGCCTTGTGATAATCCAAATATGATGTACATAACTATCATCATTGTTCTAGAAACAATACCTATAGCGGCTACGGCTGCATCTGAACCATATAGTGCAGCAGCGTTGTTTAAAAGAGCCATAGAAACACTTGTTAGAATATTTCTAGCAAAAGAAGGACTTCCCATTTTTAGAACTTCTATTATTAGCTCTGAATCATATGATACATTTTTGAAGTGTAAATGTAATAGTGTTTTTTTAGCTAAATAAGGGCGGATAAGCATAAACATAGTTACGAATTGAGATAAACTCGTAGCTATAGCGGCTCCCTTTATTCCGAGTCCAAGACCAAATATGAATATTGGGTCTAAAAATATATTTAGTACAGCGCCAGTTACCATAGCTATCATTGACAATTTAGCACTGCCTTCACCTCTAAGTAGGTTGTTCAGTGTCATGTTTGTTATTTGAGCGGTAGCTCCTAAAAGTATGAATATACCATAATCTCTTGAAAGTGGCATCATAGTATCTGTAGCACCGAATAAGCGTAGAATAGGTTCTATAAATAAAATTCCTAAAATAGTTATTATTATACCTAATCCGAGAGCACTGTAAAAGTTGGTAGAAACAACTTGTTCTGCTCTTTCTTTTTTGTTTTCACCGAGTAATCTAGATACATAAGAACTACCACCTATACCAAATGTAAGTCCTACAGCACCTAGAGCCATAGTTATCGGAAATACTATTTGAGTTGCTCCAGTTGCTTGTGTTCCAAGCCATGCAACGAACATAGTATCAACTATATTGTATATAGCTAGTACTAAGAGACCTATTATTGATGGCAAAGCCATTTTCATAACTGCTTTTGAAATAGAACCTGTGCTTAGTAGTTTTATACGATTATCTTCCATATTTTTACCTCCTTAATACAAAATTCTATATTTATCAAACGAATGACTTGTATCTGGATAAATATAAAACACTTGACTCATAACTTTATGATAGTATATACTTCAATCAAGAAAGAGTCAATAGATAATGAAGATAAGAGACAGGAGGAGTTGAAATGTATCATATCAAGAATGACAAGAGAGCAAAACATTCTAGTGAGAGAATTTTTGAATCACTAAAGTTGTGTATGAAGGAAAAAAATTTTCAGGATATTACTGTAAAGGAAGTAGTGGAGCGCGCAGAAGTTGCACGTGCAACATTTTATAGAAATTTTGACAGATTAGAAGATGTGCTCAGATATGAATTAGATACAAAATTTTCGGAGCTTTATGATTATCTAAAGGAATATTATAAATCAGAACCGGATTATTTCAAATCGTTTTTTATAGTGCCTTTTTTAAAATTTTGGTATGCAGATTCTGCAATAGTAGAACTGCTTATAATGGCTAGACAGAGGAAGGTTTTGAGTGAAGCATTTGTAAGTTTGTTAGAGCGAGGAATCAGTGAATATTATGGAGATGGCGAGATTGAAATAGATCATTTCAATTACTTCTTGGCGTTTAGATCAGGTATAGCTATAAATGTATTGGTAGAATGGATAAGAACTGGGAAAAAGGAAACTCCTGAGGAGGTTATAAAGATACTTTCAGAGCAGGTTTCAAGCAGTATGCACATGGGTCTTTTTTCTAATTAATCACGTATATAATTGTCATTGGATTGTAAACACTTCATTAATTATCCAGAGTAAAATTAGGTTAGAGTTCAATAAAATAAATAGGAGAGGATAATATGGGGGAAGTTTCTAATCAAAGCAAGAAAAACGTTAGATTGTGGCTTGGTTTAGGAGTAATAGTTGTAGCATTATTGATTGTGTTGTTTTTTTCTGTAAAAAATATTAATGAGCAGGAGAATTTTACTATTGAGAATTTACCAAAAGATTTGAATTTAGAACAATTAGTCTGCGCTATAATTACAGAAATTGATGGCGATAAGGCTAAAATAGCTTATGGCGTAGAAGATGAAGAGAAAATAAGGAAACAGGTAATTGAAAAGGAAATAGATTTAAATATTCCATTATTTAGTATTAAAGACCCAAAATTAAAAAATACAAAGAGTGATGTAATTGAAATATCTAATTTAACAACTAATGATTTAGCAAATTTGAAAGAAGGAGATCTAATCTATCTTTATTCTAAAGGAAATTCATACTTAAAATCGGGGATTAAAGTTGGATTTGCTGTAAAAGTTGATAAATCACCCATAATATTAGATTATGATAGTGGATACAAAGATTTTAAAGCAGAAAATGATTTTAGAGAAGATAAAAGTATGATTACTGCAATTAAATACGATGATGCTTGGCTATTTTTTGATTCGTTTGATGACTATCTTGGTGATAGATCAATGTATTTAAGTGCAGACAATTTTTATAAGTACCAAAATGGAACAAAAATTAATTACTTGATGAGTTCTGTAAAGGATAGAACATTAGGAATAGTATACTTAGAAAACATTGAAATTTTAAATATGGAAAACGCATTTGGAGCATTAGCGGAGTTTGAGTCATATGATGAAGCTAAAGGTAATTGCAGTTTTATGATTGATGGAACTAGCGAAAAAATTAATATTTCAAACAATATGAAGAAAGATGATGTTGAAATTTTGAAGTCAGAAAAGTTAAAAAAAGGAGATAAGGTTGCTATATATAGAAATTTAGTGGGAAATTTAGTAAAGCTATTTGGACCAATAGATAGAGATAGGAAAATATTTACGGGAAAAATAATTGATGAGAAATCAATAAATAGATCAAAGTGGACTCAGTATTTGTGGCTTCAAAACACAAATGGTGAGAAAAAAAGATTTATTGCAGATGAACGATTACTAGAGAAAAATTATACGTTAGGAAAGGAAGATGTAGTAGAATTTGAGTATATTAATGGAGATTATGTGGTAGAAAGTAAATTATTAGTGAAATTGAATATGGAAAATCATTTATACAGATTGTTAAATATTGAAGACGATAGAATTGAAATTGGATTTAATCACTTTGAGCGAGATGAGAACTCTGATTTTGAAAAAGAGGATCGATTGTGGCTGAATAAATCAAAAGATTTTAGGTGGTTTAGTGATGAAACATTAGAGGATGCTATAGGACGAAGTGTAGGTATAAAATTAGATGAAAATAATGAAATTACAAGTATGTCTTCTAAAAATGAAGATAGTGATGAATATATATACTATGATGGAAAATCACCACTTAAAATGAATGAGACAGAAGAATCCCCATTTATGCTAGGTGTTTCAGAGGGAAACAGCGAATTAGTAATGGATACAAGAATAAAGGCATTGTATAATAGGAGTTTTATAAGTAATGGTATATTAGAGATGAAATACTATGTTTACAATTATGATGTAGACAGAGTGAAAAGCGATATACATCAGTGGAATGCTGTTAAAGCGGGGCGCTTTGATAATGTAGAGGGTATAGAGGAATTCGGGTTAGAGAGACTTAATTTGAAAACTGGTGATATGTGTTTGGTCAGTACAAATGCAAAGGGTGGTGTACTTCGCGATTCAAATATAAGCAAACTAATAAAGCTAGTACCAAGTGAGGATTCTATATTCGATGGAATAGTTGGTTTAGAGTCATTTGAAACAATCGATGGGAAAAATTACAAATTTAGAGATGACGTCAAATTGATTATAGAAGATAAAGATATAGAGCTAGAAAGATTTTTTGAAGACTATAGAGCACAAGTTAAAGCATGGCCTATAGTTGATTACAACGGGAATGTCGAATGTTTGGTAATACAAAAAGATAGCATTACTGAAATTTAAAGCTGAATTTATGTATTCTAAAATAATAAAAAGTGCTTATTGAATAGATTAAATATTCAATAAGCACTTTTTATTTATTCCATAGGCATATCTTGGTCTGCAGACCATTCATATATAGATGCTTCATAGTTCCTAACTTTGTCAAAGCCCACGGCTCTGAGGATCGTGGATACATATCCAGATCGTATACCCATAGTTCAATAAACTACAAAATCATCTTGTGGTTTAACTCCCATAGAAGCCATGATTTCTTTGATTTCAGATGGTGATTTAGGTGTAGCATCTTCGTTTAATAACTCTTTCCACTCTAGCCAAGTAGCACCTTTGATGTGTCCACCTCTAGCTTCACCAGCGGCAGTACTTCCATCAAATTCTTTTTTAGAACGAACATCAATAATTTTCATTTTATCTAAATTATTATATACAAAATCTTTGCTCGCACTATAGCTTTCATCATATTCGCTTAATGTAAGACCCGTAGATTTTGTAGGTTCGAAAGTTTCATCCGTTACTTCATAACCTAAGTTTTTCCAATAGCCAAGGCCTCCGTATAGTAATTTCACATTATCTAGACCAGCCATTTGAAGCTGCCATACATTTCTACCATCAGGGCCCGGACCTTTAAATACATCCGAGTACAAGACTACTGTTTTATCATTTGTTACACCTAGAGATTCTAATTTTTCTTTTAAATTTTTGATTGGAAGTGAAGTTCCCCAACCAAGATCGCCTGGACCACCTTCAGTGTTTGAAAGTGAATGAAAGCCTATATTTACAGCACCTTTTATGTGCTCTTTGCTATATAAGTTCATCTTATTTCCATCTAGTATAACCAAGTTTTCGTTGCCTATCATATCGTTTAGATCTTTTGGCAATATAAATATATCAGGATTTTCAAAATCTGAAAGATCTATTTCGGATTCGCTAGTCACTGATACTGGTTCGCTTTTACAGCTAGTCATGAAAAAT
This Tissierellales bacterium DNA region includes the following protein-coding sequences:
- a CDS encoding MATE family efflux transporter, translating into MEDNRIKLLSTGSISKAVMKMALPSIIGLLVLAIYNIVDTMFVAWLGTQATGATQIVFPITMALGAVGLTFGIGGSSYVSRLLGENKKERAEQVVSTNFYSALGLGIIITILGILFIEPILRLFGATDTMMPLSRDYGIFILLGATAQITNMTLNNLLRGEGSAKLSMIAMVTGAVLNIFLDPIFIFGLGLGIKGAAIATSLSQFVTMFMLIRPYLAKKTLLHLHFKNVSYDSELIIEVLKMGSPSFARNILTSVSMALLNNAAALYGSDAAVAAIGIVSRTMMIVMYIIFGLSQGFQPVAGYNYGAKSYTRLKEALDFTVKLSIGISVISCALFVIFDEAVLSIYNPTETVMSMGSEFLVYYAFSTILMAYTNVISAYYQAIGRGMPALLLSLARQGIFLIPAILILPKWFEMTGIYVSQPVADILTLALTMVLFIPSLNKLKLLISEEKQSKQIA
- a CDS encoding rhodanese-like domain-containing protein, which gives rise to MKQRITMFFIAMLSILFFMTSCKSEPVSVTSESEIDLSDFENPDIFILPKDLNDMIGNENLVILDGNKMNLYSKEHIKGAVNIGFHSLSNTEGGPGDLGWGTSLPIKNLKEKLESLGVTNDKTVVLYSDVFKGPGPDGRNVWQLQMAGLDNVKLLYGGLGYWKNLGYEVTDETFEPTKSTGLTLSEYDESYSASKDFVYNNLDKMKIIDVRSKKEFDGSTAAGEARGGHIKGATWLEWKELLNEDATPKSPSEIKEIMASMGVKPQDDFVVY
- a CDS encoding TetR/AcrR family transcriptional regulator — protein: MYHIKNDKRAKHSSERIFESLKLCMKEKNFQDITVKEVVERAEVARATFYRNFDRLEDVLRYELDTKFSELYDYLKEYYKSEPDYFKSFFIVPFLKFWYADSAIVELLIMARQRKVLSEAFVSLLERGISEYYGDGEIEIDHFNYFLAFRSGIAINVLVEWIRTGKKETPEEVIKILSEQVSSSMHMGLFSN